GATTTCCCTAATGCTGGGCGAGACCCTGGATGCCCTGGTCATCTTTGCCATTGTCATGGCCAGCACCATTTTGGGGTTTATCCAGGAGTATCGGGCTGAACGGGCAGTACAGGCCCTGAAGCAAATGGCCGCGCCGACAGCTACGGTTATCCGGGGTGGCGAGGAGTTTATCATCCCGGCCCGGGAGGTGGTGCCGGGCGATCTGCTGGTATTGCATACTGGCGACCGGGTGGCGGCTGATGGGCGGGTGGTGGTCCAAATGAACCTGATGGCCGACGAAGCCCCCCTGACCGGCGAATCTACCCCGGTTAGGAAGGATATCAAGGCGGTAGACGCGGAAGACACGCCGCTGGGCGACCGCACCTGCATGGTCTATGGGGCCACGGTAATTACTTACGGCCGGGGCCAGGCAGTGGTCACCGCCACCGGCATGAATACCGCCTTCGGCCAGATTGCCCGTATGTTGGGAGAAATCACTCATGAAAAGACCCCGCTGGAGCTCCGTATGGCCAGTATCGGTCGGCTGCTGGGGCTTATCGCCCTGGCTATCTGTGCCCTGGCGGCTTTATTGGGAGTTTGGCGAGGCTATGGTTGGCTGGAGATGTTTATCTGGGGGGTAAGCCTGGCGGTGGCCGCGGTCCCGGAAGCCCTGCCCGCGGTGGTCACCGGCGCTCTGGCTATCGGCACTACCAAAATGGCCCGCCGTAACGCCATTGTCAAACGGCTGCCCGCGGTAGAAACCATGGGCTGCACTACGGTAATCTGCACCGACAAGACCGGCACTCTGACTCGCAATGAAATGACTGTTCGCCAGTTATATCTGGATGATACCCAAATAGAGGTGACGGGCAGCGGCTATCTGCCCCAAGGGGAATTTCTGGCCTCTGGCCAGCCGATAAATCGGGATAACTGGCCTACACTAAACCTGGCCGCCCGGATTTCCTTGTTATGTAATGATGCCGTCCTCAAGGAAACCAACGGCATCTGGTCGGTATGGGGCGATCCTACTGAAGGAGCTTTACTGGTGCTGGCCCGCAAGGCTGGCCTGGACTATCGACAGCTAACCCAGGACCTGCCTCGGGTGGGCGAAGTGCCCTTTGATTCTGAACGGCGCCGCATGACCACGGTTCATCAGACTCCGGAGGGCCAAGTGGCTTATGTCAAGGGTGCTCCTGAGAGTCTACTGCGCCAATGCCAGAGGCAATTCTATCAGGGGGAAATCCGACCTTTATTAGAGGAAGATCGCCAACGCATTCTGACCCAGGCCGATGCCATGGCCGCGGCCGCCTTACGGGTCCTGGGTCTGGCTTATCGCCAACTGCCGGACGACCTGACCAACTACAATAAGGATAATGTTGAGGGTGACCTGGTTTGGGTCGGCTTGGTGGGGATGATCGATCCGGCCCGCCCCGAGGCCTCGGCGTCCGTGGCTCAATGCCATCGGGCTGGCATCCGGGTGATCATGGTCACCGGCGATCATCCGGCTACGGCTGCGGCCATCGGCCGGGAGATCGGCTTGCTGGCCAGCAATCCTGGCGAGGCCAGTCCGGTGTTGACCGGCCGGGATCTGACCCGGCTCAGCGATGAGCAGTTACTGGCCGTCCTTCCCCAGACTCCGGTATTTGCCCGGGTGGCCCCGGAGCATAAACTGCGCCTGGTCAACCTCCTCAAGGCCCAGGGAGAGA
The window above is part of the Deltaproteobacteria bacterium genome. Proteins encoded here:
- a CDS encoding cation-translocating P-type ATPase, with product MNSEKDLLPSFHTMPLEEVFAALDTGPKGLQAAQVEERQRLYGPNELVAGHRVSVVDLFLGQFKNILIIILLIATAISLMLGETLDALVIFAIVMASTILGFIQEYRAERAVQALKQMAAPTATVIRGGEEFIIPAREVVPGDLLVLHTGDRVAADGRVVVQMNLMADEAPLTGESTPVRKDIKAVDAEDTPLGDRTCMVYGATVITYGRGQAVVTATGMNTAFGQIARMLGEITHEKTPLELRMASIGRLLGLIALAICALAALLGVWRGYGWLEMFIWGVSLAVAAVPEALPAVVTGALAIGTTKMARRNAIVKRLPAVETMGCTTVICTDKTGTLTRNEMTVRQLYLDDTQIEVTGSGYLPQGEFLASGQPINRDNWPTLNLAARISLLCNDAVLKETNGIWSVWGDPTEGALLVLARKAGLDYRQLTQDLPRVGEVPFDSERRRMTTVHQTPEGQVAYVKGAPESLLRQCQRQFYQGEIRPLLEEDRQRILTQADAMAAAALRVLGLAYRQLPDDLTNYNKDNVEGDLVWVGLVGMIDPARPEASASVAQCHRAGIRVIMVTGDHPATAAAIGREIGLLASNPGEASPVLTGRDLTRLSDEQLLAVLPQTPVFARVAPEHKLRLVNLLKAQGEIVAMTGDGVNDAPALKRADIGVAMGITGTEVTKETAAMILADDNFASLVAAVEEGRVIFDNIKKYLIFLLTCNIGEILVLSLAFFLGLPLPLIAIQILWVNLTTDGLPALALGVDPKDPDVMQRPPRPPNQGLFTRPVNTLLTVIPIHLLAVLLPLFAYYYYSNPSGYTDPHLILVKAQTITFVGIVLLEMVNAFNCRSEYYSLWRMGLLKNRFLIGAVLSSLALLAAVVEWEPLARLFHTIPLSLEDWLIALGVSLTILPSVELTKWILRRLGANAQAA